The proteins below are encoded in one region of Sphingobium yanoikuyae:
- the istB gene encoding IS21-like element helper ATPase IstB, giving the protein MRHDPASGAIVVMLRSLKMHGMAQAVTDLMEQGSPAFEAAIPILSQLLKAETAEREVRSVAYQLKIARFPVYRDLAGFDFTSSEVNEALVRQLHRCDFIDIADNIVLVGGPGTGKSHVATALGIQAIEHHRKRVRFFSTVELVNALEQEKAQGKAGQIANRLLHSDLVILDELGYLPFSASGGALLFHLLSKLYERTSVIITTNLSFSEWATVFGDAKMTTALLDRLTHHCHILETGNDSFRFKNSSAKQARTQRRKPRVDPPMTPET; this is encoded by the coding sequence ATGCGTCATGACCCTGCCAGCGGCGCCATCGTCGTCATGCTCCGCAGCCTCAAGATGCATGGCATGGCGCAGGCCGTCACCGATCTCATGGAACAGGGATCTCCAGCCTTCGAAGCCGCCATCCCGATCCTCTCCCAGTTGCTCAAAGCCGAGACAGCAGAACGGGAGGTTCGGTCTGTGGCCTATCAGCTCAAGATCGCGCGCTTCCCTGTCTATCGCGATCTGGCCGGCTTCGACTTTACCAGTAGCGAGGTCAATGAAGCTCTAGTGCGTCAGTTGCATCGCTGCGACTTCATCGACATCGCCGACAATATCGTGCTGGTCGGCGGTCCTGGCACCGGCAAGAGCCATGTGGCAACGGCGCTGGGCATCCAGGCCATCGAACATCATCGAAAGCGCGTCCGCTTCTTCTCGACGGTCGAACTGGTCAATGCGCTCGAGCAGGAAAAAGCACAGGGCAAGGCCGGTCAGATCGCCAATCGCCTCCTGCACTCCGATCTCGTTATCCTGGATGAGCTTGGATATCTGCCGTTCAGTGCTTCAGGTGGCGCGCTGCTCTTCCATCTACTGAGCAAACTCTACGAGCGCACCAGCGTCATCATCACCACAAACCTGAGCTTCAGCGAATGGGCCACCGTGTTCGGCGACGCCAAAATGACCACGGCGCTTCTCGATCGGCTTACCCATCACTGCCACATCCTGGAGACCGGCAACGATAGCTTCCGCTTCAAAAACAGCTCTGCCAAGCAGGCCAGAACCCAAAGGAGAAAACCACGGGTTGACCCACCCATGACACCCGAAACATAA
- a CDS encoding 2Fe-2S iron-sulfur cluster-binding protein has protein sequence MPAIHVTDRAGSSRIIQADEGLSLMEALRENGFDELMALCGGCCSCATCHVYVISDALPPMSEDENDLLDSSDAREDASRLSCQISLGAEHEGLQVVIAPED, from the coding sequence GTGCCCGCAATTCATGTCACCGATCGTGCCGGTTCGAGCAGGATCATTCAGGCCGATGAGGGCCTCTCTCTGATGGAGGCACTGCGGGAAAACGGCTTTGACGAGCTGATGGCCTTGTGCGGAGGCTGTTGCTCCTGCGCCACCTGCCATGTCTATGTGATATCGGATGCGCTGCCGCCGATGAGCGAAGACGAAAATGACCTGCTCGACAGTAGCGATGCGCGGGAAGATGCCAGTCGTCTGTCTTGCCAGATCTCGCTCGGAGCCGAACATGAGGGCCTCCAGGTTGTGATCGCGCCGGAGGATTGA
- a CDS encoding ROK family protein, protein MKDLLIAGVELGGTKCIATLANGRGEIVDQAQFPTTTPDETLGALEICLHRWWNGHRFAALGIASFGPVDLTPQSPSFGFITSTPKPGWCDVDVARRLAAPFPVPMTFDTDVNGAAIAEGCWGGARGLSDYAYVTVGTGVGVGLIVNGLPTRGLGHCELGHVRVPRLRGDDWPGSCPYHGDCVEGLAAGPALKARKQTEHVSAVPAEDPMWESVSYALAQMCHVMVLASGPRRILFGGGVIKGQPHLLSRTEAMLRDSLAGYVTLAGDKPFLQLAGLGDRAGPLGPIAMGLSLLGIPEPA, encoded by the coding sequence ATGAAAGATCTGCTGATCGCCGGGGTCGAGCTTGGTGGTACCAAATGCATCGCGACACTGGCGAATGGCCGGGGCGAGATCGTCGATCAGGCGCAATTTCCCACCACGACGCCCGACGAAACACTGGGGGCGCTGGAAATCTGCCTGCATCGTTGGTGGAATGGGCATCGCTTTGCTGCATTGGGCATCGCGTCCTTCGGTCCGGTCGATCTGACCCCGCAATCTCCCAGCTTCGGCTTTATCACCTCAACGCCCAAGCCCGGCTGGTGCGATGTCGATGTCGCACGGCGGCTGGCCGCGCCCTTTCCCGTTCCGATGACATTCGATACCGATGTCAATGGTGCGGCAATCGCGGAAGGTTGCTGGGGCGGTGCGCGCGGCCTGAGCGACTATGCCTATGTGACGGTGGGCACTGGCGTCGGTGTCGGGCTGATCGTGAACGGGCTTCCCACGCGGGGGCTGGGCCATTGCGAACTGGGCCATGTGCGCGTGCCACGCCTGCGCGGGGACGACTGGCCGGGCAGTTGTCCCTATCATGGCGATTGCGTGGAGGGGCTGGCAGCCGGCCCGGCGCTCAAGGCGCGCAAGCAGACCGAACATGTCTCGGCCGTTCCGGCGGAAGACCCAATGTGGGAAAGCGTCTCCTATGCTTTGGCGCAGATGTGCCATGTCATGGTGCTGGCCAGCGGGCCGCGTCGTATCCTGTTCGGCGGGGGCGTGATCAAGGGGCAGCCGCACCTTCTGTCCCGCACCGAGGCCATGCTGCGCGACAGCCTGGCGGGTTATGTCACGCTGGCAGGGGACAAGCCTTTCCTGCAATTGGCGGGTCTGGGCGATCGGGCTGGCCCGCTGGGGCCGATCGCCATGGGACTGTCGCTGCTGGGCATTCCCGAACCAGCCTGA
- a CDS encoding DUF6445 family protein, protein MRKERGAPVTSHIGQERALLVSLDDALSDPQRVRAMASVACFAVDSPFYPGVRAPLPQGVAAEVERLSWPVLAEHFGCRRGLNIKNASFALTVTAPAQLRPPQRIPHYDGTSDSQFAVLIHLGFDDLGGTGFFRHRSTGYESIGPERELSYFAALRSDLERFGRPKPSYIDESTAIYERIAVSSARFNRMILYRGNMLHSAMLRLPEGLSACPATGRLTITCFIDAD, encoded by the coding sequence GTGAGGAAAGAGCGCGGCGCGCCTGTGACCAGTCATATCGGGCAGGAGCGGGCATTGCTCGTCAGCCTTGATGACGCGCTGTCTGATCCGCAGCGCGTGCGCGCAATGGCCTCCGTGGCATGTTTCGCGGTCGATTCGCCTTTTTATCCAGGTGTGCGTGCCCCTTTGCCGCAGGGGGTAGCGGCAGAAGTAGAGCGGTTGTCATGGCCGGTGCTGGCGGAGCATTTTGGCTGTCGACGCGGACTGAATATCAAAAATGCGAGCTTTGCGCTGACCGTGACAGCACCAGCCCAACTGAGGCCGCCGCAGAGAATTCCGCATTATGACGGTACCAGCGACAGCCAGTTCGCTGTCCTCATTCACCTGGGGTTTGACGATCTTGGTGGGACGGGTTTTTTCCGCCACCGGTCGACTGGCTACGAATCAATCGGTCCGGAGCGGGAGCTGTCATATTTCGCGGCACTTCGCTCTGACCTGGAGCGTTTTGGGCGACCAAAGCCTTCATATATCGATGAGTCGACGGCTATCTATGAGCGGATTGCTGTCAGCTCCGCCCGTTTCAACCGGATGATCCTCTATCGCGGAAACATGCTGCATTCAGCCATGTTGCGTTTGCCGGAGGGACTGAGTGCATGTCCTGCGACAGGCCGACTGACCATCACCTGCTTCATCGACGCCGACTGA
- a CDS encoding NAD(P)/FAD-dependent oxidoreductase, with translation MTRYDVLIVGAGHAGAQAAISLRQHGFEGSVGMIGDEKDPPYERPPLSKEYFAGDKSFDRILIRPAAFWDERKIDMLLGRRVKSVDPAGKFVTVGDEEIGYDKLIWCTGGSPRMLTCSGAEAANVHAVRRRDDVDAMMAKIDSVSHVTIIGGGYIGLEAAAVLSKFGKTVVLLEALDRVLARVAGEDLSRFYEAEHRAHGVDLRTGAKMDCIAVEDGRATAVLMQDGERIETDMVIVGIGIVPETGPLIAAGAAGGNGVDVDEYCRTSLPDIYAVGDCAAHANRFAGGAQMRLESVQNANDQAKTAVAHILGKEEAYDAVPWFWSNQYDLKLQTVGLSTGFDQTVLRGDPATRSFSVVYLKGGKVIALDCVNAVKDYVQGRAHVLSAAHLDPVQLADAGIPLKEIAVIGAVSEGSSVGSI, from the coding sequence ATGACTCGCTATGACGTTCTGATCGTGGGGGCCGGCCATGCCGGCGCGCAGGCGGCGATCTCGCTGCGGCAACACGGCTTCGAAGGCTCGGTCGGCATGATCGGCGACGAGAAGGATCCGCCCTATGAGCGCCCGCCTTTGTCCAAGGAATATTTCGCCGGCGACAAGAGCTTCGACCGTATCCTGATCCGCCCCGCCGCCTTCTGGGACGAGCGCAAGATCGACATGTTGCTGGGGCGCCGGGTCAAGAGCGTCGATCCGGCCGGCAAGTTCGTCACCGTCGGCGACGAGGAAATCGGCTATGACAAGCTGATCTGGTGTACCGGCGGCAGCCCCCGGATGCTGACCTGCAGCGGCGCCGAAGCCGCCAATGTCCATGCCGTGCGCCGCCGCGACGATGTCGACGCGATGATGGCGAAGATCGACAGCGTCAGCCATGTCACCATCATCGGCGGCGGCTATATTGGGCTGGAGGCCGCCGCCGTCCTGTCCAAGTTCGGCAAGACCGTGGTGCTGCTCGAAGCGCTCGACCGGGTGCTGGCCCGCGTCGCGGGCGAGGATCTCTCGCGCTTCTACGAGGCGGAGCATCGCGCCCATGGCGTCGACCTGCGCACCGGCGCGAAGATGGACTGTATCGCGGTCGAGGATGGCCGGGCCACCGCGGTGCTGATGCAGGATGGCGAGCGGATCGAAACCGACATGGTGATCGTAGGCATCGGCATCGTGCCCGAAACCGGCCCGCTGATCGCGGCGGGCGCCGCGGGGGGCAATGGCGTCGACGTCGACGAATATTGCCGCACCTCGCTGCCCGACATCTATGCCGTGGGCGATTGCGCAGCCCATGCCAACCGTTTTGCCGGCGGCGCGCAGATGCGCCTCGAATCCGTCCAGAACGCCAATGACCAGGCCAAGACCGCCGTCGCCCATATCCTCGGCAAGGAAGAGGCCTATGACGCCGTCCCCTGGTTCTGGTCGAACCAATATGATCTCAAGCTCCAGACCGTGGGCCTCTCGACCGGCTTCGACCAGACGGTGCTGCGCGGCGACCCCGCCACCCGCAGCTTCTCGGTGGTCTATCTGAAGGGCGGCAAGGTGATCGCGCTCGACTGCGTCAATGCGGTCAAGGACTATGTCCAGGGCCGCGCCCATGTGCTCTCGGCCGCCCATCTCGACCCGGTGCAGCTGGCCGATGCCGGCATTCCGCTCAAGGAAATTGCGGTGATCGGGGCGGTCAGTGAAGGAAGCTCGGTTGGCAGCATCTGA
- the istA gene encoding IS21 family transposase: MALLSVIRRWHFRDHLPIREIARRTGLSRNTIRKYLRSETIDPRFKVPDRPSKLDPFAEHLAAWLRREMGRSRKQKRTIKQFHADLVSLGYEGSYNRVAAFARDWREDYRRQQQIGGRGTFVPLSFAPGEAFQFDWSEDWAIIAGVRTKLQVAHFKLSYSRAFIVRAYLLQTHEMLFDAHNHAFRVLGGVPRRGIYDNMRTAVDKVGRGKERTVNARFLTMVSHYLFEAEFCNPAAGWEKGQVEKNVQDARHRLWQPTPQAESLDALNLWLEERCKALWEDISHGIEPGSVANAWADESECLMVAGRPFDGFVEYRKRVSPTCLIHFERNRYSVPASFANRTVSLRVYPDRFQVVAEGQPICAHQRIINRSHDGPGHTVYDWRHYLAVVQRKPGALRNGAPFLELPDAFQRLQRHLLRNPGGDREMVEILALVLHHDEQLVLTAVTMALEAGVPTKTHILNLLYRLVDGKPISTPPVTAPQALKLVSEPMANVERYDDLRKEKRHAS, from the coding sequence ATGGCGTTATTGAGCGTTATCCGGCGCTGGCATTTTCGCGATCATCTACCGATCCGGGAGATAGCGCGGCGCACCGGACTATCACGCAACACGATCCGCAAATATTTGCGGTCCGAGACGATCGATCCGCGATTCAAGGTGCCTGATCGACCAAGCAAACTGGATCCATTTGCTGAGCATCTGGCGGCCTGGCTGCGGCGCGAGATGGGCCGATCGCGCAAGCAGAAGCGCACGATCAAGCAGTTTCACGCCGATCTGGTGAGCCTGGGTTATGAAGGATCCTACAACCGGGTTGCCGCTTTTGCTCGGGACTGGCGCGAAGATTATCGGCGCCAGCAACAGATTGGCGGGCGTGGGACATTCGTGCCCCTGTCGTTCGCGCCGGGGGAAGCTTTCCAGTTTGATTGGAGTGAGGACTGGGCAATCATTGCCGGGGTTCGGACCAAGCTGCAGGTCGCGCACTTCAAGCTCAGTTACAGCCGGGCATTCATCGTGCGCGCCTACCTTCTGCAAACCCATGAGATGCTGTTCGACGCCCATAATCACGCCTTCCGCGTGCTGGGCGGCGTGCCGCGCCGGGGTATCTATGACAATATGCGCACGGCCGTCGACAAGGTCGGGCGTGGCAAGGAACGCACCGTCAACGCACGCTTTCTGACGATGGTCAGCCACTATCTGTTCGAAGCCGAGTTCTGTAACCCGGCTGCGGGATGGGAAAAGGGGCAGGTCGAGAAGAATGTCCAGGATGCGCGGCACCGTCTGTGGCAACCCACGCCGCAGGCCGAGAGCCTTGATGCGCTGAACCTGTGGCTGGAGGAGCGCTGCAAGGCGTTATGGGAGGACATCTCTCACGGGATCGAACCCGGGTCGGTTGCCAATGCCTGGGCCGATGAATCTGAGTGTCTGATGGTTGCGGGCAGGCCCTTCGATGGTTTTGTGGAATATCGCAAACGGGTATCGCCGACCTGCCTCATCCACTTTGAGCGCAATCGCTACAGCGTACCGGCCTCTTTCGCCAATCGCACTGTCAGCCTGCGCGTCTATCCTGATCGCTTCCAGGTCGTCGCCGAGGGGCAGCCAATCTGCGCACATCAGCGCATCATCAACCGCTCTCACGACGGTCCAGGTCATACGGTTTATGACTGGCGCCATTATCTGGCGGTCGTGCAGCGCAAACCCGGCGCCCTGCGCAACGGAGCGCCCTTCCTTGAGCTACCCGATGCGTTCCAGCGTCTGCAGCGACATCTGTTGCGCAATCCCGGCGGCGACAGGGAAATGGTCGAAATACTGGCGCTGGTTCTTCATCATGATGAGCAACTGGTGCTGACGGCGGTCACCATGGCGCTGGAGGCTGGCGTTCCGACCAAGACCCATATCCTCAATCTGCTCTATAGGCTGGTCGACGGAAAACCGATCTCCACGCCGCCGGTGACGGCGCCCCAGGCGCTCAAACTGGTCAGCGAGCCGATGGCCAATGTCGAACGCTATGATGATCTGCGCAAGGAGAAGCGTCATGCGTCATGA
- a CDS encoding TonB-dependent receptor, producing MKSMIFLTRALLLGSAPISAFVLAGAAQAQEVAPEATTGDIVVTGVRAAQEKGIDLKRRSAEIVDAIVAEDIGKLPDVTIADSLQRVPGVQISRTAGEGGRVVIRGAPQVLGTLNGERFINAETIVNSEANFTDIPASLVNGVVVYKSQNASLTDGGVGGVVDLQTIRGLTLKDGLTANIRGELGFGSMVGGVDKKIDGLIGYKPTDDIGMSLGFSYGKSRLASSFQSVELDLVDEYSTWFTPNSVDLNGDGDLADDFLIPNGWNTYVNSRETNRERFGLAYNFNARLNDQLELVADVLYNSMDEKAFGQQLFVNGNFGGRSSLPAYSQATGLPSVLSSVDISDLTEYRHNLVTSFNGLTNGLRAGVQSNLRKTEAINTNLQLRFKNDDGFSGSVRWVYGHGTRDSRDMTVAQQTSSAQIAQTEGGEAVNINPGSIPETLSYPFSIGMGKNALYYNIGDELASLASDPAAWYVHSSWLERTKTKSTQNILRGDGKWENEDDTLSLSFGARYSNRDMDVVREDYFSPSGFGNGVLTKYGEAGYAIGKFIGGTGSALTYDPLPVYGLDSSTLTSYVKNVSDFGPVGGLNVTLPLINAKALTDPEAFRDMLYGEGQYIVAPDRTYGVKEKQLSAYMQVNFKGDLSDTIAMSGNVGVRVVNTKLNVRQNIVQSGLLNPDIIVGVDPNHSAYVDLGDRNTKTSRTKALPSINFNVDVGSKLRLKAAYYETQALQPLENLGRSEITFYNTEQIGEDFQRVSSVQRLGNPELDPWFARSGSIAAEWYPNGNTILSLGAFKTQIESYTYQNQSSIMVPDSDGVIRNGATLLTIAQGKGASYYGVEFGYQQSFTFLPSFLKYLGTSITYTFSPSQAGRDAATGEKLILADGSDAPFNDTAKHQVNAVLWYQDSKFQARIAANYLSKLYQGTYGHWSFTPTTGTAGVANWQRPTLYLDFGASYDVNENLQIFVNGSNLTEEAPVNYAFNKAFKHTYNQFERVITAGFRAKF from the coding sequence ATGAAATCCATGATATTTCTGACGCGTGCGCTGCTGCTGGGCAGCGCGCCCATATCGGCGTTCGTGCTGGCCGGTGCTGCCCAGGCACAGGAAGTGGCCCCGGAGGCCACGACCGGCGACATCGTCGTCACCGGCGTTCGCGCTGCCCAGGAAAAAGGCATTGATCTCAAGCGTCGCTCGGCAGAAATCGTCGACGCCATCGTCGCGGAAGATATCGGCAAACTGCCTGACGTGACCATCGCCGACTCATTGCAGCGAGTTCCCGGGGTCCAGATTTCGCGCACCGCGGGCGAAGGTGGCCGCGTCGTCATTCGCGGCGCGCCGCAGGTGCTGGGGACGCTTAATGGCGAACGCTTCATCAATGCCGAAACGATCGTCAACAGCGAAGCGAATTTCACTGACATCCCCGCCAGCCTCGTCAATGGCGTGGTCGTCTACAAGTCGCAAAATGCCAGCCTGACCGATGGCGGCGTCGGCGGCGTGGTCGATCTCCAGACCATTCGCGGCCTGACCCTCAAGGACGGTCTGACCGCCAACATCCGTGGCGAACTGGGCTTTGGCAGCATGGTCGGCGGCGTCGACAAGAAGATCGACGGGCTGATCGGCTACAAGCCGACCGATGATATCGGCATGTCGCTGGGCTTTTCCTATGGCAAGAGCCGCCTCGCCAGTTCCTTCCAGTCGGTCGAACTCGACCTAGTCGACGAATATTCCACCTGGTTCACGCCCAACAGCGTGGACCTGAACGGCGATGGCGATCTGGCCGACGATTTCCTGATCCCCAATGGCTGGAACACCTATGTCAATTCGCGCGAGACCAATCGCGAACGTTTTGGCCTCGCCTATAATTTCAACGCCCGCCTGAACGACCAGTTGGAACTGGTCGCCGACGTGCTCTACAACAGCATGGACGAGAAGGCCTTTGGCCAGCAATTGTTCGTCAACGGCAATTTCGGTGGCCGCTCATCCCTGCCTGCTTATTCGCAGGCGACCGGCCTGCCTTCGGTCCTGTCATCGGTCGATATCAGCGACCTGACCGAATATCGGCATAATCTGGTCACCTCCTTCAACGGGCTCACCAATGGTCTGCGCGCCGGCGTCCAGTCCAACCTGCGCAAGACCGAAGCGATCAACACCAACCTGCAGCTGCGCTTCAAGAATGATGATGGCTTCAGCGGCAGCGTCCGCTGGGTCTATGGCCATGGTACGCGCGATTCTCGCGACATGACGGTCGCCCAGCAGACCAGTTCTGCCCAGATCGCGCAGACAGAAGGCGGCGAGGCGGTCAATATCAATCCGGGCTCGATCCCCGAAACGCTTAGCTATCCCTTCTCGATCGGCATGGGCAAGAATGCGCTCTACTACAATATCGGGGACGAGCTTGCTTCGCTCGCCTCCGATCCGGCGGCCTGGTATGTCCATTCATCCTGGCTGGAGCGGACCAAGACCAAGTCTACCCAGAATATCCTGCGGGGGGACGGCAAATGGGAAAATGAGGATGACACCCTCTCGCTCTCGTTCGGTGCGCGCTATTCGAACCGCGACATGGATGTTGTGCGCGAGGATTATTTCTCGCCCTCCGGTTTCGGAAACGGCGTACTGACCAAATATGGCGAAGCGGGCTATGCCATCGGCAAGTTCATCGGCGGCACTGGTTCGGCTCTTACCTATGACCCGCTGCCTGTCTATGGTCTCGACAGCAGCACGCTGACCTCCTACGTCAAGAATGTCTCCGACTTCGGCCCCGTCGGCGGCCTGAATGTGACGCTGCCCCTGATCAACGCCAAGGCGCTGACCGATCCGGAAGCATTCCGCGACATGCTCTATGGTGAGGGGCAGTATATCGTGGCGCCCGATCGCACCTATGGCGTCAAGGAGAAGCAGCTCTCCGCCTATATGCAGGTCAATTTCAAGGGAGACCTATCCGACACGATCGCGATGAGCGGCAATGTCGGCGTGCGCGTAGTCAATACCAAGCTCAATGTCCGGCAGAATATCGTGCAGAGCGGCCTGCTGAACCCCGACATCATCGTCGGCGTCGACCCCAACCACTCCGCCTATGTCGATCTTGGCGACCGGAACACCAAGACCAGCCGAACCAAGGCGCTGCCCAGCATCAATTTCAACGTCGATGTCGGATCGAAGCTTCGCCTGAAGGCCGCCTATTATGAGACACAGGCGCTTCAGCCACTGGAGAACCTCGGCCGAAGCGAGATCACCTTCTACAATACCGAACAGATTGGCGAGGATTTCCAGCGCGTCAGCAGCGTACAGCGGCTTGGCAATCCCGAGCTCGACCCCTGGTTCGCCCGGTCCGGCAGCATCGCAGCCGAATGGTATCCCAATGGCAATACCATCCTGTCACTGGGTGCCTTCAAGACCCAGATCGAAAGCTATACCTATCAGAATCAGTCGAGCATCATGGTGCCGGACAGCGACGGCGTCATTCGTAACGGCGCAACCCTGCTGACCATCGCGCAGGGCAAGGGGGCCAGCTATTATGGCGTCGAGTTCGGCTATCAGCAGAGCTTCACCTTCCTGCCAAGCTTCCTCAAATATCTGGGCACGTCGATCACCTACACCTTCTCGCCCAGCCAGGCTGGTCGCGACGCGGCCACAGGTGAAAAACTGATCCTGGCAGATGGTTCGGACGCGCCGTTCAACGACACTGCAAAGCATCAGGTGAATGCCGTGCTCTGGTATCAGGACAGCAAGTTCCAGGCCCGTATCGCTGCCAACTATCTGAGCAAACTATATCAGGGCACCTATGGCCATTGGTCGTTCACACCGACCACGGGCACGGCCGGTGTCGCCAATTGGCAGCGGCCGACCCTCTATCTGGACTTCGGCGCATCCTATGATGTGAACGAGAATCTCCAGATCTTCGTCAATGGTTCGAACCTGACTGAAGAGGCGCCGGTGAACTATGCATTCAACAAGGCCTTCAAGCATACCTATAACCAGTTCGAACGGGTCATCACGGCCGGTTTCCGTGCCAAATTCTAA
- a CDS encoding dienelactone hydrolase family protein: MAAKLFQKECLMRIITDEFSDIDLAAGGTMRMHITRPSAPGRYPALLLFSEIYQVTGPIRRLAASIAGHGFLVGAPDVYHEYLAPGLALPYSSEGTARGNDLKIEKSVDAYDRDALCAIDFLTSHQLSTGSIGTIGLCLGGHLALRAAFDHRVGATACFYPTDVHSGTLGAGRADDTLARLDDLKAQALFIWGRQDPHIPFAGRERIRSRLEEVGANYEWQEYNAEHAFMRDEGPRYDPFLARQTLSAALNLFRQAL, translated from the coding sequence GTGGCGGCCAAGCTGTTCCAAAAGGAGTGCCTCATGCGCATCATCACCGATGAGTTCAGCGATATCGACCTTGCCGCTGGCGGCACAATGCGAATGCACATCACCCGCCCCTCCGCGCCTGGCCGCTATCCGGCTCTCCTCCTCTTCTCAGAAATTTATCAGGTCACCGGACCGATCCGGCGACTGGCAGCGAGCATCGCCGGGCATGGCTTCCTGGTGGGAGCGCCTGACGTCTATCACGAATATCTGGCTCCGGGTCTGGCTCTGCCCTATTCGTCCGAGGGGACAGCACGCGGCAATGATCTCAAGATCGAAAAATCGGTCGACGCCTATGACCGAGACGCTCTTTGCGCGATCGATTTCCTCACCAGTCATCAGCTCTCTACCGGCAGCATCGGCACGATCGGCCTGTGCCTGGGCGGGCATCTTGCGTTGCGCGCGGCGTTCGATCATCGCGTGGGTGCCACTGCCTGTTTCTATCCCACAGACGTGCATAGTGGCACGCTGGGCGCGGGCCGCGCCGACGACACATTGGCGCGCCTGGATGATCTCAAGGCCCAGGCACTCTTCATCTGGGGACGGCAGGATCCTCATATTCCTTTCGCCGGCCGCGAACGGATCCGTTCGCGGCTGGAAGAGGTTGGCGCCAACTATGAATGGCAGGAATATAACGCTGAGCATGCCTTCATGCGGGATGAGGGGCCGCGATATGATCCCTTTCTTGCACGCCAAACGCTGTCTGCAGCCCTGAACCTCTTTCGACAAGCGTTGTAG